GATACAGGTTATACTGCCCCATTGGCTGTTTTGAAAAATCAATTGCAATGGTAAAGGTGCCAATAAGGATAAATGCAATTGGGATAGCTAGTATTGACAAGTATCCATGTGCTGAAAGCCCTCCTTTTACAACGGTCAGATAGGTCATTACAATAATGACTGTAACAGATACATATGGATTGTCCAATAGAATACAAAGAATCAGTGTAAGAACGGATAAATATACTTTAAAGCTAGCATTCCAGTGTCTGATTTTGGAAGCATAAGCGTAAAAGTCAATTGAAGACCCTTCTCCATGTTTATGTCCGATTTTATGGTTATGATGATGTGTCCCATCCCTATGAGTATGATTGCTTTGATGTTTCCATATAAGGAAAAAGACAACCACAAGAAACATAGCACATAAAATAATAATTTTTTCCATATCATATCTCCCTTGAATTTTTATATGGTTTTTCTATAAAATAAAAAAGCCCTTCTAACTAAAGTGTTAAAAAGACATAATAATAAAACATACTCACTCACATAAAATCAGTAAATAAATCTTCATCAAAACGCCCCCTCTATCACTCGTAGAGTTAATGGTGCAAAATATAGGCAGGTCTTCTGACTTAAGAATCATCATTTAAGTACGTCTTCCCTAATTAAAAGTGACACAATATACTTAAACTCCTCTAATACAGCTACGGGATAGTTTAGGAATTTCACCTAATTCCCTTTTAATTAATCAAAATTCAGTTAATTTTAATTAAACCTATATTTTATTATAGCATTTTTCTAAAATGCATTTATGTTCATAACCATACCATTATTATTCAAAAAAATCAATCGATATTTTTTATATTTAAAGCTATAATAGTGTAATTTTGTACTATTATAGCTTTATCTTATAGAATGTAAAATTAAGTTAGTTATTTAATTTTAAATATTGTTTTTCTGTTATTTCAGTAAAAAAGTTAAGTGCAAACTCTTTATAATGATTAAGTGTTTGTTTTCGTTCCTCTTCTTCTTTCGCTTCTATAAAGCAATCTACAGGATCACCATTTATAGCCTTGCTCCAATAAATTCTATTTCCACTAAGTGTAATCTCTGCACTGTAAGTCATAAGATAATATTTCATATTCTCAATCTCCTTTTAAATTATTTTTAATTATATATGATTTTAGCTAACACCATACTTCCTCGATTAGATTGAGTTTTGTACTATAAGGCGCTAGAAACATCACTTCAAGTCTATCTTTAAATTCCCCTAAAATGGTTTTATCAATTTGCATGGTGAATTGTTGCATTATCTAAAATCATAATTGTTTTTCCCTTTTATTAAAACTTTATACGTTAGATATTTCATCTTTAGAGTATAAAAAATGCTTTCTTCCCAATACAAAGAAAATAACAAGTTCAAAATGCAATAAAAACAAACTACCAATTAACTAAGTAGTTTGTTCTTTCATTTATCTATATAATTTATCTTTTTCTATTTATTCATCTTGCTCTTTGCTAACAACTGAGATGTACCATCCTTTTCCCATTCCTCTACTTGATCAATAGCTTCTTGAGGATTTTTTCCCAATCCTACAAGTATGCCTGACAAAATGAATTCCTGATATAAATGTTCTGGATTAATTCCAGCTTTAGCTTCTGCTAATGCACGATCAACTAATGGAGTAATAAACTTAACCCAGTCATCAGGAGTAAATTTAGATTTGTCTTGGATTACACCTTCATTCATTGATACAGGATTTCTACTATTGTTTACTGTAAGTACACCCACTTTAGGTAAATTCTTAAGTGTTGAAGTTCCATGACAAGACTTAAATTCATCTGTTAAATTTTGACCAGCTGCATAACCAAAGTGTGTTCCACCAGCCCAAGTTGGTTCTTTACTTAAATCATAAACTATACCATCAATTGCCACATAGGCAGGTTTTCCGTTACTTCCATCATACTGTGCTAATTCTTCTAAAGTAAATTCTTTTTGTTGTCTATAATAATTATCTCCTATAAGTTCACTAATAGTTTTAAAATCAAAATAAGTAGACATGTATACCTCTTAAATATTTTTATCTATACAGTGTATGACTATAGCATTACAAAACGTTCTATAATTTGCTTTCCATTAAATTAGAAATATTATGATTAGACCACAAAAAGCTGACAAATATCATCCAATTAGAATTTAATGATATAATAGCATTATAAAATTAAACGTATGAGGAGAATTACTATGTTTTGCAAAAATGACCTTCAACAAACTTCATTATTTGAACCAATCAACCAAATGCCAAAATACCTTCAAGATATTTTAAATAAAAGTTGGGCTAAGGCATTTAAGGATCATATTTTTCCGCGAATAAATGAGGAGCGTTTTTCGGTTTTATATAGCAATAAAGCCTCAAGGCCTAATTCACCTATTAATGTTATTCTTGGCTTACTAATTATAAAAGAAATATTTCAGCAGACTGATGAAGAGCTTATCGGCTCTATTCATTTCGATGTAAGATATCAATATGCTTTAAATACAACTAATTATGAAACACAACCAGTATCTATAAATACTCTAACAAATTTTAGAAACAGACTTGTTGAATATGAAGCGTCAACTAATGAAGACTTAATAAAAGCTGAAGTTGAAGCTTTATCCGAAAGCATTGCTAAGTATTTATCTGTTGATAATAAAAAAGTTAGAGTGGATTCGTTAATGGTTAGTTCATCATGCAAAAAATTAAGTAGAATTGAGCTAGTATATTCTATAAATAGCAGACTTATTAAAGCTCTAAATATAATAAATCCACCTATTATAAGTGATGAACTAAAACCGTACCTTGAAAAGGGGCATAAAAATGACACTATATATAGAACTCAAGATTTAAAGGCTGATTCAAAACTTTCAATTTTAATCGAACATTCTAAAATTCTATACAATATCGCTCTGAAAGCTGGAGATATAGTTACTTCAACAGAAGAGTTTCAACTTTTAAATAGAGTTATTCAGGACCAAACTACAGAAGATGCTGCAAAAAATTTAGTTATTAAAGATTCAAAAGATATAACTTCAACTAGTTTACAAAATCCAACTGACAAAGATGCAACCTACAGAAAAAAATATGGTGGTAACGTTGGTTATGTTGTTAATATACAAGAATCATTTAATGATAAAAACAGTGTTATAACAGGCTATGACCTTAAGCAAAATATTCACAGCGATTCAAAATTTGCTGATGATGTTATTGCTAATTTAGCTTCACAAAATAAAAATTCAAACTGTAAACTACTAGTTGATGGTGCTTACTATGAACAAGAAAAAGCCAAAAATGCTTTAAAACAAGGAATTGAAATGATTCCAAGTCAACTAGTTGGCAGAAAAGTATCTACTGATAAACTGAGTTATTCAAAATTCATTGTAGATGACGAAAAAAATGTAATAAGTTGTTGTCCTAACGGAGTCGAACCTGTAGAGTCTTATTATAGTTCAAAATCTTATACAGCCAAATTTGACTCCAGTACATGTGAAAAATGTCCTTTAAATTCACAATGTCCAAAGAAAATATCAAAGAAATTTAATACCATAAGAGTTAGCGAAAAAGCTTATAATACAGCTACTCAAAGAGAAAAAATGCACGAGAGTGAGTATATAAAGCTTGCAAATAAAAGGGCTGGTATAGAAGGTATTCCTTCTGTTTTGAGGAGAAGATATAAAATTGATACCATGCCTATCCGGGGATTATTGCGCTCAAAATTATGGGTTGGATTTAAAATCGCAGCCTATAACTTCAAGAAACTGTTAAAACAGTTTCTTGAAAGTGGCATAGAGTGTTTTCTCAATATAATTGCATGTATAGTTGCTGTAATAATTAACTGTTTTAAATTATATTTTTTAGAATTTGAAGCAAAGCTGTCAAACTAATCACGATACTTTATAGTTTTTGTGGTTTAATCATATTATATATTATAAATATATAGTTCCATAAGATTTAATTGTTAATATATGCAAAATAGAGTATATTTTTTAAGGGAGATATAAAAATGTAACTTAACTAGTATGCTTACATTTTATTATTTTTGAATATGACTTAGTTAAACAAATCTAAAATTTCATTTTCTTTTAATGTATTGATAAATGAACCTACCGATAAATCGTCCCCTAAAATCTTATTTATTAATTCTCTCTTAGAATCTTGCAAATCTACAATCTTTTCTTCTATAGTTCCACTTGAAATTAATTTTATTACTTCAACTACATTTTTTTGACCAATTCTATGAGCTCTATCAGTAGCTTGATCTTCAACTGCCGGATTCCACCAAGGATCAAAATGTATTACTATATCAGCACTAGTTAAATTAAGTCCTGTACCTCCAGCTTTAAGAGATACTAAAAATACAGTATTTTCTCCACTATTAAATTCATCAACCATCTTCATTCTATTAAGTGATGAAACTTTACCATCTAAGTAAGAAAATAAGAAATGTTTTTCTTTTAGTATCTTACCTATATTCTTAAGTACAGATGTAAATTGAGAGAATACTAGTATTTTATGCCCTTCTTCTATGCTTTGTTCTAGGAGCTCAATAAGTGCATCTATTTTACCGCTAGTCCCTAAATAATTATCCATTGTGACAGAAGGATCTAAACATATTTGACGAAGTTTTGTTATATAAGAT
The DNA window shown above is from Clostridium beijerinckii and carries:
- a CDS encoding DDE transposase; protein product: MRRITMFCKNDLQQTSLFEPINQMPKYLQDILNKSWAKAFKDHIFPRINEERFSVLYSNKASRPNSPINVILGLLIIKEIFQQTDEELIGSIHFDVRYQYALNTTNYETQPVSINTLTNFRNRLVEYEASTNEDLIKAEVEALSESIAKYLSVDNKKVRVDSLMVSSSCKKLSRIELVYSINSRLIKALNIINPPIISDELKPYLEKGHKNDTIYRTQDLKADSKLSILIEHSKILYNIALKAGDIVTSTEEFQLLNRVIQDQTTEDAAKNLVIKDSKDITSTSLQNPTDKDATYRKKYGGNVGYVVNIQESFNDKNSVITGYDLKQNIHSDSKFADDVIANLASQNKNSNCKLLVDGAYYEQEKAKNALKQGIEMIPSQLVGRKVSTDKLSYSKFIVDDEKNVISCCPNGVEPVESYYSSKSYTAKFDSSTCEKCPLNSQCPKKISKKFNTIRVSEKAYNTATQREKMHESEYIKLANKRAGIEGIPSVLRRRYKIDTMPIRGLLRSKLWVGFKIAAYNFKKLLKQFLESGIECFLNIIACIVAVIINCFKLYFLEFEAKLSN
- a CDS encoding cytochrome b5; the encoded protein is MSTYFDFKTISELIGDNYYRQQKEFTLEELAQYDGSNGKPAYVAIDGIVYDLSKEPTWAGGTHFGYAAGQNLTDEFKSCHGTSTLKNLPKVGVLTVNNSRNPVSMNEGVIQDKSKFTPDDWVKFITPLVDRALAEAKAGINPEHLYQEFILSGILVGLGKNPQEAIDQVEEWEKDGTSQLLAKSKMNK